A genomic segment from Spinacia oleracea cultivar Varoflay chromosome 3, BTI_SOV_V1, whole genome shotgun sequence encodes:
- the LOC110802477 gene encoding F-box protein At4g35930, with product MGKVSPKEKELKTPKQKRRSRTSNNKYLRPGALAQLRYSKATSTKSCTDLGKKRVALSDSKKVDDGELVIAQKAVPIQQTPMLMSPERFMFPSVASPLDLVKQNSLLKTPKTPRFEDCDSESRLEALPMDLLVKVLCHLHHDQLKAVFHVSQRIRMGVVLARQFHFNYTTPDRSRQEMLSTMTPLATEHWPFFSKGERRGFRLASPHTPKAPRHGPRPPSRLKYTEMRQVAAALFQEASLPSRCMVPSVLSKPLCKNRVLFYEDELCQAVAQNKLR from the exons ATGGGGAAAGTATCTCCTAAAGAAAAGGAATTAAAAACTCCCAAACAGAAAAGACGATCCCGGACTTCAAACAATAAGTATTTAAGACCGGGAGCACTAGCTCAGCTCCGGTACAGCAAGGCTACCTCTACAAAGTCTTGCACTGATCTAGGGAAGAAAAGGGTTGCATTATCTGATTCCAAGAAGGTGGATGATGGTGAATTGGTAATTGCTCAGAAGGCTGTTCCCATTCAACAGACCCCTATGCTGATGTCACCTGAACGGTTCATGTTTCCTAGTGTGGCATCACCTCTCGATTTAGTGAAACAAAATAGTCTTCTTAAGACTCCGAAGACTCCCCGCTTTGAAGACTGTGATTCTGAGTCCAGGCTCGAGGCTCTTCCTATGGATTTGTTG GTTAAAGTCCTTTGTCACCTGCACCATGATCAGCTAAAGGCAGTTTTTCATGTTTCGCAAAGGATCAGAATGGGG GTCGTTCTTGCTAGACAGTTTCACTTTAATTATACCACTCCAGATCGATCTCGCCAGGAAATGTTGAGTACAATGACTCCACTTGCAACAGAACACTGGCCATTCTTTAG CAAGGGAGAGAGAAGGGGATTCCGGTTGGCAAGCCCACACACCCCAAAAGCACCAAGGCATGGTCCTCGGCCACCTTCACGTTTAAAGTATACAGAGATGAGGCAGGTTGCTGCTGCTTTGTTTCAAGAAGCATCACTGCCTTCAAGGTGCATGGTCCCATCTGTTCTGTCTAAACCCCTCTGCAAAAACCGAGTTCTATTCTATGAGGATGAACTATGTCAAGCTGTGGCTCAGAACAAACTTCGTTGA